Proteins encoded by one window of Aspergillus puulaauensis MK2 DNA, chromosome 4, nearly complete sequence:
- a CDS encoding GNAT family N-acetyltransferase (COG:S;~EggNog:ENOG410PXI2;~InterPro:IPR000182,IPR016181;~PFAM:PF13673,PF13508,PF00583;~go_function: GO:0008080 - N-acetyltransferase activity [Evidence IEA]): MAPALPPNIEIQPLLITDLREVYHLADVAFHANNRLLYTGKLSPSSISNLVISREKAFTEKHITAFKVVDLSGSASTSVSSPSNGDGEEKLEDKGRIIGWAQWAVYETDQVADKSVDEIVGARLGLDIPELRKEIAEPSWRMIQEGKREVLGISPTDRGYGKGVTLRRRVELEGLCVHPEYQRKGIARELVKWGIEEADRLGLDLYLEATEEGRPVYERAGLDPVKEERFECEFGAASFTFMIRPARTQSIEEVPN; encoded by the exons ATGGCCCCAGCCCTACCCCCAAACATCGAAATCCAACCCCTGCTCATCACAGACCTAAGGGAGGTCTACCATCTCGCCGATGTCGCCTTCCACGCAAACAACCGGCTGCTCTACACCGGAAAACTATCCCCATCCTCAATTTCAAATCTAGTGATCAGCAGGGAAAAGGCTTTTACGGAGAAACACATCACGGCCTTTAAAGTCGTCGACTTGTCTGGGTCTGCGTCTACTTCCGTCTCTTCCCCGTCGAATGGGGACGGAGAGGAGAAACTCGAGGACAAAGGCAGGATAATCGGGTGGGCACAGTGGGCAGTCTACGAAACGGATCAAGTCGCCGACAAGTCCGTCGACGAGATTGTCGGGGCGCGGCTCGGTCTCGATATCCCCgagttgaggaaggagatcgCGGAGCCCTCTTGGAGGATGATCCAGGAAGGGAAGAGGGAAGTTCTAGGTATTTCGCCTACAGACAGGGGATATGGGAAGGGGGTGACACTGAGACGGAGGGTTGAGTTGGAGGGACTCTGTGTGCATCCCGAGTACCAGAGGAAGGGCATAGCCAGGGAGTTAGTGAAGTGGGGGATTGAGGAGGCGGACCGGCTGGGGTTGGATCTTTATCTTGAGGCGACAGAAGAGGGCAGGCCTGTTTATGAACGGGCTGGACTTGACCCTGTCAAGGAAGAGCGGTTCGAGTGCGAATTTGGGGCGGCATCGTTCACT TTTATGATACGCCCGGCGCGAACACAGTCTATTGAAGAGGTCCCCAATTAG
- a CDS encoding uncharacterized protein (COG:S;~EggNog:ENOG410PIG5;~InterPro:IPR001810,IPR036047,IPR032675;~PFAM:PF00646,PF12937;~go_function: GO:0005515 - protein binding [Evidence IEA]): MEVDQKSPLLRLPNELLLQIFSYVGGAHWRNVRRVCRRIRAVALPIMHRDKVAATLIDQLNRPSVIDRFERNPEFVRYVKSLTVHYHMGLTDCLPKCYDIIRDPPYVEDLSPLIAQMEQLQSLAIKGNSHEVCYGAELAKLDQEHRAHCTKSKWMGACTKFQDLFIKSASSPILTNLQTCVLNFFDVDEFWDLSLRDATFLHPHLKRLSISGAKSGTFRYLDECYRHSTVLEELTLRGCDISPDSLRGILTIPKALKRLTFNGRIPGRRAYSDAPRQSYIDSIQEQARSLVALDLCLPLDVLYPFLREHAPNTPVDFHAFRSLQELTTVTQVIEGNPVLRPHPPATNPFPASLKTLRLRYLSRHRDSEWESPYRSAIRGWAATGALPSLTSVVFINHPTDNDCGVPEAWQIDSPSRIITFEREPYKCPAPLPQLPAGEKCSCCDSNREIALLPALHYL, translated from the exons ATGGAGGTAGACCAGAAGTCCCCATTGTTGAGACTGCCCAATGAGCTGCTGTTACAGATTTTCTCCTATGTCGGAGGGGCTCACTGGCGCAATGTTCGTCGCGTGTGTCGCCGCATTCGTGCTGTCGCCCTGCCGATAATGCACCGGGACAAAGTGGCCGCCACCTTGATAGACCAGCTCAATCGCCCGTCCGTCATAGACCGGTTCGAGCGAAACCCCGAGTTTGTCAGATATGTGAAATCGCTGACTGTCCACTACCATATGGGCCTGACAGACTGTCTCCCCAAGTGCTATGACATAATTCGGGACCCCCCGTATGTGGAGGATCTCTCGCCCCTGATTGCACAAATGGAACAACTTCAATCGCTCGCGATCAAGGGAAATAGCCACGAGGTATGCTATGGAGCCGAACTGGCAAAGCTCGACCAGGAACATCGCGCGCATTGTACCAAGTCCAAGTGGATGGGGGCATGCACCAAATTCCAAGATCTTTTCATCAAGTCTGCTTCCTctcccatcctcaccaactTACAGACCT GCGTTCTCAACTTCTTTGACGTAGATGAATTTTGGGATCTGTCGCTGCGTGACGCGACTTTCCTGCATCCACACCTCAAGCGTCTTTCGATTTCGGGTGCTAAATCGGGCACTTTTCGATATCTGGACGAATGTTACAGGCATAGCACAGTGCTTGAAGAGCTCACTCTGCGCGGCTGTGACATCAGCCCAGACAGTCTGCGCGGAATCCTCACGATACCAAAGGCCCTAAAACGACTCACGTTCAATGGAAGAATCCCCGGGAGACGGGCCTATTCAGATGCCCCAAGACAGTCGTACATTGATTCCATCCAGGAGCAGGCACGCTCACTGGTTGCGTTAGATCTTTGCCTCCCACTGGACGTCCTCTACCCATTTCTACGGGAGCATGCCCCAAATACACCCGTGGATTTCCATGCATTCCGCTCCCTACAGGAGCTGACGACAGTCACGCAGGTCATTGAAGGAAACCCGGTCCTGAGGCCCCATCCCCCGGCTACTAATCCTTTCCCAGCCAGTTTGAAAACACTTCGTCTCCGGTACCTATCACGTCATCGCGACTCAGAGTGGGAAAGCCCATATAGATCTGCCATCCGGGGCTGGGCGGCTACTGGCGCGCTACCCAGCCTGACTTCGGTTGTCTTCATCAATCATCCCACCGACAATGACTGTGGGGTGCCGGAGGCATGGCAAATCGACAGCCCCAGTAGGATTATCACATTCGAGAGGGAACCATACAAGTGTCCAGCACCTCTGCCACAGCTTCCGGCCGGTGAAAAATGTTCGTGCTGTGACTCTAACCGCGAGATTGCATTGCTTCCGGCGCTACATTATCTATGA
- a CDS encoding uncharacterized protein (COG:S;~EggNog:ENOG410PRNH): MQLPTSERPRFSQLVGWEYAAEETDGTESVVDNPAHDHTLYRHPPLGVEESHNPNATRDIYSLGMVLLEIGLWTVVADIYDSESGPSYQATDPESLRTISAALAGKAERDLPSKMGQLYADAVRECLKNSIGTYRDCDEQTKATVALRKLVMDAVEGGRRL, from the coding sequence ATGCAGCTGCCTACAAGCGAAAGGCCGCGGTTTTCACAGCTCGTTGGATGGGAGTACGCCGCGGAAGAAACCGATGGGACCGAGTCAGTCGTTGATAATCCCGCTCACGATCACACTCTCTACCGGCACCCGCCCCTAGGGGTCGAAGAAAGCCACAACCCCAATGCTACTCGGGACATCTACTCTTTAGGAATGGTGTTGCTGGAAATCGGTCTATGGACTGTGGTGGCAGATATATATGATTCTGAGTCCGGGCCCTCATATCAGGCCACAGATCCGGAATCGCTGCGAACAATATCAGCCGCCTTGGCCGGGAAGGCGGAACGCGACCTTCCCAGCAAAATGGGTCAATTGTATGCCGACGCTGTTAGGGAATGCCTCAAAAACAGCATCGGGACGTACCGGGACTGCGACGAGCAGACCAAGGCCACCGTAGCCTTGCGTAAGCTCGTCATGGATGCAGTGGAGGGTGGTCGCCGCTTGTAG